In Ascaphus truei isolate aAscTru1 chromosome 5, aAscTru1.hap1, whole genome shotgun sequence, one genomic interval encodes:
- the LOC142494643 gene encoding uncharacterized protein LOC142494643: MLLLNIVAPGGHVSPETEQVSSPGSASSTHLEEHDEEDYDDDDDDAAAIDTQIQASDHEEVPIETVLPPNRPANTTYDAIVASEGKIVEAENRRHSDLMTVLERMIALQEETVSQLAHLHRVFIEVPKQLQKINTSFEALVVQQTQANYLRKTNVPQFNLNTSQAGSVHAGQFSPHASDLHSPGPNVTGQVADIAVQVPDDILPLPSVQIQQLTPTKEATKTKHKQLLLTSFWSKTTKDTHETDQPSLVQCLPTCSHVSVGTSPVSESLATSPVGESLPKSPVVAPSEFAMPSTFAAVAALAWAQEASSGCYVRAKEVDHRQEEWVGYLSALCSEEAITAVNPSVLGSASVEVGG; encoded by the exons atgttattgttaaatatagttgcccctggaggacatgtgtcacctgagacggaacaagtgtcttcacctgggtcagccagctcaacacacctagaag aacatgatgaagaggattatgatgatgatgatgatgatgccgccgccatagacacacaaatacaagcaagtgaccatgaagaggttccaattgaaactgttttaccgccaaatcgtccagcaaataccacatacgatgcaattgtagcttctgagggaaaaattgtggaagcagaaaatcgtcgccattctgacctgatgacagtgctggaaaggatgattgcactgcaggaagaaacagtttcacaattggcacatctccacagagtcttcattgaagtgcctaaacagttgcaaaaaatcaacacctcattcgaagcattagttgttcagcaaacacaagctaattacttgagaaagactaatgtaccacaattcaacttgaacacctcacaggcaggatctgttcatgctggtcagttttcaccacatgcttctgatcttcattcaccaggtccgaatgttaccggtcaagtagcagacattgctgtgcaggttcctgacgacatcctaccgctgccatctgtacaaattcagcagctgacacctacaaaggaggccacaaaaacaaaacacaagcagttactactgaccagtttttggtcaaaaacaacaaaagacacacatgaaacagaccaaccatcacttgtgcagtgtctaccaacttgctcacatgtgtcagtgggcacaagccctgtcagtgagtcactggccacaagccctgtaggtgaatcactgcccaaaagccctgtag TTGCACCATCTGAGTTTGCTATGCCCAGCAcctttgctgctgttgctgctctAGCTTGGGCACAGGAAGCATCATCAGGATGTTATGTGCGTGCTAAGGAGGTGGACCATAGGCAGGAGGAGTGGGTAGGGTATCTGAGTGCTTTATGCAGTGAGGAGGCCATAACTGCTGTAAACCCATCTGTGCTAGGGAGTGCATCAGTTGAAGTTGGAGGTTGA